A stretch of the Lolium perenne isolate Kyuss_39 chromosome 3, Kyuss_2.0, whole genome shotgun sequence genome encodes the following:
- the LOC127342224 gene encoding uncharacterized protein, with product MALRQVRLLAARAAALPASLRQRPSRSPLSAPSRAQTQTAASNSSWAILASIPRVAAADGADVSLALTPPPRVSILTVSPRVFPEPVTPQHFPFVLAADPSGLLLLQATLGRPWTREATLGPDGYFKSVTWHNSLPRYFVLDPAADSASAFQLPDPDDAIMHQALLGLIASPAGYMVAELRPLIGSDKATLLCFSSETGRWVSKPVHYPLPPRHLAPINVLSLHGRLWWVDLEWGVITSDPFADHPVLRFVPFPPDRVLGCREAWGVADIYRCVGVSAGKLRFVDTMYMGPIIGGTPDITVWTLPGPDATEWTLEHQVSFGDIWADDTYKATGLPVDIPALALIHPDDPDIVYFFLEEHIFAVDVPARKVVDCKVYHLVAPPRCKVASRFVRAWKLPHPLPSGMLDWSNDPILTERDKAPHGIYPLEGHSMLCRETFKVRAIPCCAGRPSM from the exons ATGGCGTTGCGCCAAGTCCGCTTGCTCGCGGCGAGGGCCGCCGCCCTACCCGCCTCCCTGCGCCAGCGACCCAGCCGATCGCCGCTCTCCGCTCCGTCGCGGGCCCAGACCCAGACGGCGGCCTCGAACTCGTCCTGGGCCATCCTGGCCAGCATCCCGCGGGTCGCCGCCGCCGACGGCGCCGACGTTTCCCTCGCGCTCACGCCGCCCCCGCGCGTCTCCATCCTCACCGTCTCCCCGCGCGTCTTCCCGGAGCCCGTCACGCCGCAGCACTTCCCCTTCGTCCTCGCCGCCGAcccctccggcctcctcctcctccaggcCACCCTGGGCCGCCCCTGGACCCGCGAGGCCACCCTAGGCCCCGACGGCTACTTCAAGTCCGTCACCTGGCACAACTCGCTCCCGCGCTACTTCGTGCTCGACCCCGCCGCCGACTCCGCCTCCGCGTTCCAGCTCCCCGACCCCGACGACGCCATCATGCAccaggccctcctcggcctcatcGCCTCCCCCGCCGGCTACATGGTCGCCGAGCTGCGGCCCCTCATCGGCAGCGACAAGGCCACGCTCCTCTGCTTCTCGTCCGAGACGGGGAGGTGGGTCAGCAAGCCCGTCCACTACCCGCTCCCGCCCCGCCACTTGGCGCCCATCAACGTGCTCTCGCTCCACGGGCGCCTCTGGTGGGTCGACCTCGAGTGGGGCGTCATCACCAGCGACCCCTTCGCCGACCACCCGGTCCTCCGCTTCGTGCCCTTCCCGCCGGACAGGGTGCTCGGCTGCAGGGAAGCATGGGGCGTGGCCGACATCTACCGTTGCGTCGGGGTCAGCGCCGGCAAGCTCAGGTTCGTCGACACCATGTACATGGGCCCTATCATCGGCGGCACTCCCGACATCACCGTCTGGACGCTGCCCGGCCCGGACGCCACGGAGTGGACGCTGGAGCACCAGGTGAGCTTTGGAGACATCTGGGCCGACGACACCTACAAGGCCACCGGGCTGCCCGTCGACATCCCCGCGCTCGCACTCATCCATCCCGACGACCCCGACATCGTCTACTTCTTCCtggaggaacacatcttcgccgtCGACGTGCCTGCCCGCAAGGTTGTCGACTGCAAGGTCTACCATCTGGTTGCGCCGCCCAGGTGCAAGGTCGCCAGCCGCTTCGTTCGTGCTTGGAAGCTTCCGCACCCACTTCCCTCAG GGATGCTTGACTGGTCTAATGACCCCATCTTGACTGAAAGAGACAAAGCACCTCATGGGATTTACCCCCTGGAGGGCCATTCCATGCTGTGCAGGGAGACCTTCAAGGTGAGGGCCATTCCATGTTGTGCAGGGAGACCTTCAATGTGA